The Osmerus eperlanus chromosome 15, fOsmEpe2.1, whole genome shotgun sequence genome includes a window with the following:
- the LOC134034602 gene encoding uncharacterized protein LOC134034602 isoform X2, with protein sequence MMSDLQLMELEDELRSADTFIEHLKTEETEKNRQKTRTASPKPVHWKKRDHNGDIVHQRPRALRKQSTSRPDEGGHVSSSQPLDHGQHLDHDFNMQQLEDLLQDSENIESQDFVQQPPLSSWSQRQKEVQQCWQQARPQNLDNLLSAENIVQMTCNHCHVKEAVIRCGECMPSEWFCAECDGLVHKHHTLHNRQTIMDGFFKYIPPTESVTLHDGKYIICEQDCVLPTALPQRICSCDTADAAVSVGRSIILVCINGRYDLHVPVLTCKHCNQKWAPEVSDFVKSGYWPATMQAQTLFHQDLFHSFEAMKTAAPGMSRQAFTAMLDQRTKQYGRTGKVNADAFQRSFLQFVYCNYEENQLLGKEPLVCPACSPEMVAVSVDGNRKLYRFQKTNQSEEPGFFNGVFLARDSEVSSFVEEVRGTVKSTAGKAMCGDSQWNAARETSKRANKLDEEGVEIAVCSRHGFLLKGLNMYRGEIFAYPMFLQKEFQSAKFLAMDVTCRYVPYLTKVSEALTHLQPLQEMRHCLSVMHAKAHNTKCEILWTARNQEGAGTTLSEEVEQVNSFLSRCALTTKYMAKSVRTDMLTVHAMGWNERKENGLHIALSSRFKKTVEKTVDVAESLKTMQEQLHCCDDMLKQWVVDVKQWASSRSAAPGPVDAQSLQITIKALFVSICQKKHYLYRQNDRNKRRQKITKKIAQEKKRLLEDIQRYNQQPDGLPNGLTEEGSKGLISALKRRLQDLRLQQQTIAGTYRCTLKPSNRLVEEEDREMEEDMDWQRGNSSDDDDSDEEEDAEN encoded by the exons ATGATgagtgatttgcagttgatggaATTGGAGGATGAGCTCAGGAGTGCAGATACATTTATTGAACATCTCAAGACAGAAGAG ACAGAGAAGAACAGACAGAAAACTAGGACTGCATCACCAAAACCTGTTCATTGGAAGAAGAGGGACCACAATGGGGACATTGTTCACCAGCGCCCACGAGCCCTTAGAAAGCAGTCAACATCAAGACCAGACGAAGGAGGACATGTTTCTTCTTCACAGCCATTAGACCATGGCCAACACCTAGACCATG ATTTTAATATGCAGCAGCTTGAGGACCTTCTACAGGACTCAGAGAACATTGAATCGCAAGATTTTGTTCAGCAGCCACCATTGTCCAGTTGGAGTCAAAGGCAAAAAGAGGTCCAACAATGTTGGCAACAGGCGAGGCCACAGAACCTTGACAATTTACTTTCTGCTGAGAACATCGTCCAGATGACATGCAATCACTGTCACGTGAAAGAAGCTGTCATCCGTTGTGGGGAATGTATGCCCTCAGAGTGGTTTTGTGCTGAGTGTGATGGCTTGGTACATAAACACCACACTCTACACAACAGGCAAACCATCATGGATGGATTTTTCAAATACATCCCGCCAACAGAGTCTGTGACACTCCATGATGGAAAATACATCATTTGTGAACAAG ATTGTGTTCTGCCAACAGCTCTACCTCAAAGGATATGCTCCTGTGACACCGCTGATGCAGCAGTCTCTGTTGGTAGATCCATCATACTGGTTTGCATAAATG GCCGTTATGATCTTCACGTTCCGGTGCTAACATGCAAACATTGCAACCAGAAATGGGCTCCAGAAGTCAGTGACTTTGTAAAGAGTGGTTACTGGCCCGCTACCATGCAGGCACAGACACTGTTCCACCAAGATCTCTTCCATTCCTTTGAGGCTATGAAGACAGCAGCTCCAGGAATGTCCAGACAAGCCTTTACAGCAATGTTGGACCAGAGAACAAAGCAATATGGAAGA ACTGGCAAAGTGAATGCAGATGCATTTCAGAGAAGTTTTCTGCAATTTGTGTACTGCAACTATGAAGAGAACCAACTTCTTGGAAAGGAGCCATTGGTCTGTCCAGCCTGTAGCCCTGAAATGGTGGCTGTTTCTGTGGATGGCAACAGAAAGTTGTACAGGTTCCAGAAAACAAACCA GAGTGAAGAGCCAGGGTTCTTCAATGGAGTGTTTTTAGCCCGAGACTCTGAAGTGTCCAGTTTTGTTGAGGAGGTCCGGGGAACTGTCAAGAGT ACTGCAGGGAAAGCGATGTGTGGTGACTCCCAATGGAATGCAGCAAGAGAGACTTCAAAGCGGGCCAACAAGTTGGATGAAGAAGGTGTGGAAATTGCTGTGTGTAGTAGACATGGATTTCTTCTCAAAG GTCTGAATATGTATAGAGGAGAAATCTTTGCATATCCAATGTTTCTCCAAAAAGAGTTCCAGAGTGCTAAATTTTTGGCCATGGATGTGACCTGCCGATATGTGCCATACTTGACAAAAGTGTCAGAGGCCCTGACTCATCTTCAACCCCTTCAGGAAATGAGGCATTGCTTGTCTGTGATGCATGCCAAAGCCCACAATACAAAATGCGAG ATTCTGTGGACTGCAAGGAACCAGGAGGGTGCCGGCACCACTCTCAGTGAAGAAGTTGAGCAAGTGAATAGTTTTCTCTCCAGATGTGCCCTTACCACCAAGTATATGGCCAAGTCAG tAAGAACTGACATGCTGACTGTCCATGCTATGGGGTGGAATGAACGGAAAGAGAATGGCCTCCATATAGCCTTGTCTTCCAGATTCAAGAAG ACAGTAGAGAAGACTGTGGATGTAGCTGAGAGCCTGAAGACAATGCAGGAGCAGTTGCATTGCTGTGATGACATGCTGAAACAATGGGTTGTTGATGTCAAGCAGTGGGCCAGTAGCA GAAGTGCAGCACCTGGTCCTGTTGATGCTCAAAGTTTGCAGATCACAATCAAAGCACTCTTTGTGAGCATTTGTCAGAAAAAGCACTACCTTTACAGACAGAATG ATCGCAACAAAAGGCGACAGAAAATAACTAAAAAGATAGCCCAGGAAAAGAAACGGTTGCTGGAAGACATCCAGAGATACAACCAACAGCCTGATG GCTTGCCAAATGGATTAaccgaggaggggtccaagggcCTCATCAGTGCACTAAAGAGAAGACTGCAAGACCTGAGACTCCAACAGCAGACCATAGCAGGCACCTACAGATGCACTCTCAAACCAAGTAACAGactggtggaagaggaggacagggaaatGGAGGAAGACATGGACTGGCAACGTGGCAACAGCTcggatgatgatgatagtgatgaggaggaggatgcagaGAATTGA
- the LOC134034602 gene encoding uncharacterized protein LOC134034602 isoform X3, with amino-acid sequence MQLEDLLQDSENIESQDFVQQPPLSSWSQRQKEVQQCWQQARPQNLDNLLSAENIVQMTCNHCHVKEAVIRCGECMPSEWFCAECDGLVHKHHTLHNRQTIMDGFFKYIPPTESVTLHDGKYIICEQDCVLPTALPQRICSCDTADAAVSVGRSIILVCINGRYDLHVPVLTCKHCNQKWAPEVSDFVKSGYWPATMQAQTLFHQDLFHSFEAMKTAAPGMSRQAFTAMLDQRTKQYGRTGKVNADAFQRSFLQFVYCNYEENQLLGKEPLVCPACSPEMVAVSVDGNRKLYRFQKTNQSEEPGFFNGVFLARDSEVSSFVEEVRGTVKSTAGKAMCGDSQWNAARETSKRANKLDEEGVEIAVCSRHGFLLKGLNMYRGEIFAYPMFLQKEFQSAKFLAMDVTCRYVPYLTKVSEALTHLQPLQEMRHCLSVMHAKAHNTKCEILWTARNQEGAGTTLSEEVEQVNSFLSRCALTTKYMAKSVRTDMLTVHAMGWNERKENGLHIALSSRFKKTVEKTVDVAESLKTMQEQLHCCDDMLKQWVVDVKQWASSRSAAPGPVDAQSLQITIKALFVSICQKKHYLYRQNDRNKRRQKITKKIAQEKKRLLEDIQRYNQQPDGDLVDTDLVVQKLSNKAAESMIWPWQEQNTDGVDILTKKKLFDHVMLASRLKEEKQILVKEMLQHCQYLKDSVAKVQTLMGTVLVSTQTGSLPNGLTEEGSKGLISALKRRLQDLRLQQQTIAGTYRCTLKPSNRLVEEEDREMEEDMDWQRGNSSDDDDSDEEEDAEN; translated from the exons ATG CAGCTTGAGGACCTTCTACAGGACTCAGAGAACATTGAATCGCAAGATTTTGTTCAGCAGCCACCATTGTCCAGTTGGAGTCAAAGGCAAAAAGAGGTCCAACAATGTTGGCAACAGGCGAGGCCACAGAACCTTGACAATTTACTTTCTGCTGAGAACATCGTCCAGATGACATGCAATCACTGTCACGTGAAAGAAGCTGTCATCCGTTGTGGGGAATGTATGCCCTCAGAGTGGTTTTGTGCTGAGTGTGATGGCTTGGTACATAAACACCACACTCTACACAACAGGCAAACCATCATGGATGGATTTTTCAAATACATCCCGCCAACAGAGTCTGTGACACTCCATGATGGAAAATACATCATTTGTGAACAAG ATTGTGTTCTGCCAACAGCTCTACCTCAAAGGATATGCTCCTGTGACACCGCTGATGCAGCAGTCTCTGTTGGTAGATCCATCATACTGGTTTGCATAAATG GCCGTTATGATCTTCACGTTCCGGTGCTAACATGCAAACATTGCAACCAGAAATGGGCTCCAGAAGTCAGTGACTTTGTAAAGAGTGGTTACTGGCCCGCTACCATGCAGGCACAGACACTGTTCCACCAAGATCTCTTCCATTCCTTTGAGGCTATGAAGACAGCAGCTCCAGGAATGTCCAGACAAGCCTTTACAGCAATGTTGGACCAGAGAACAAAGCAATATGGAAGA ACTGGCAAAGTGAATGCAGATGCATTTCAGAGAAGTTTTCTGCAATTTGTGTACTGCAACTATGAAGAGAACCAACTTCTTGGAAAGGAGCCATTGGTCTGTCCAGCCTGTAGCCCTGAAATGGTGGCTGTTTCTGTGGATGGCAACAGAAAGTTGTACAGGTTCCAGAAAACAAACCA GAGTGAAGAGCCAGGGTTCTTCAATGGAGTGTTTTTAGCCCGAGACTCTGAAGTGTCCAGTTTTGTTGAGGAGGTCCGGGGAACTGTCAAGAGT ACTGCAGGGAAAGCGATGTGTGGTGACTCCCAATGGAATGCAGCAAGAGAGACTTCAAAGCGGGCCAACAAGTTGGATGAAGAAGGTGTGGAAATTGCTGTGTGTAGTAGACATGGATTTCTTCTCAAAG GTCTGAATATGTATAGAGGAGAAATCTTTGCATATCCAATGTTTCTCCAAAAAGAGTTCCAGAGTGCTAAATTTTTGGCCATGGATGTGACCTGCCGATATGTGCCATACTTGACAAAAGTGTCAGAGGCCCTGACTCATCTTCAACCCCTTCAGGAAATGAGGCATTGCTTGTCTGTGATGCATGCCAAAGCCCACAATACAAAATGCGAG ATTCTGTGGACTGCAAGGAACCAGGAGGGTGCCGGCACCACTCTCAGTGAAGAAGTTGAGCAAGTGAATAGTTTTCTCTCCAGATGTGCCCTTACCACCAAGTATATGGCCAAGTCAG tAAGAACTGACATGCTGACTGTCCATGCTATGGGGTGGAATGAACGGAAAGAGAATGGCCTCCATATAGCCTTGTCTTCCAGATTCAAGAAG ACAGTAGAGAAGACTGTGGATGTAGCTGAGAGCCTGAAGACAATGCAGGAGCAGTTGCATTGCTGTGATGACATGCTGAAACAATGGGTTGTTGATGTCAAGCAGTGGGCCAGTAGCA GAAGTGCAGCACCTGGTCCTGTTGATGCTCAAAGTTTGCAGATCACAATCAAAGCACTCTTTGTGAGCATTTGTCAGAAAAAGCACTACCTTTACAGACAGAATG ATCGCAACAAAAGGCGACAGAAAATAACTAAAAAGATAGCCCAGGAAAAGAAACGGTTGCTGGAAGACATCCAGAGATACAACCAACAGCCTGATGGTGACCTTGTGGACACAGACTTAGTTGTGCAGAAACTCTCTAACAAAGCTGCAGAGAGCATGATCTGGCCTTGGCAGGAACAGAACACAG ACGGTGTGGACATCCTCACAAAGAAGAAGCTCTTTGACCACGTAATGCTTGCCTCACGACTAAAAGAGGAAAAGCAGATCCTTGTGAAGGAGATGCTGCAGCACTGCCAGTACCTCAAGGACTCAGTGGCAAAGGTCCAGACACTGATGGGCACTGTTTTAGtgagcacacagacaggaa GCTTGCCAAATGGATTAaccgaggaggggtccaagggcCTCATCAGTGCACTAAAGAGAAGACTGCAAGACCTGAGACTCCAACAGCAGACCATAGCAGGCACCTACAGATGCACTCTCAAACCAAGTAACAGactggtggaagaggaggacagggaaatGGAGGAAGACATGGACTGGCAACGTGGCAACAGCTcggatgatgatgatagtgatgaggaggaggatgcagaGAATTGA
- the LOC134034602 gene encoding uncharacterized protein LOC134034602 isoform X1, which yields MMSDLQLMELEDELRSADTFIEHLKTEETEKNRQKTRTASPKPVHWKKRDHNGDIVHQRPRALRKQSTSRPDEGGHVSSSQPLDHGQHLDHDFNMQQLEDLLQDSENIESQDFVQQPPLSSWSQRQKEVQQCWQQARPQNLDNLLSAENIVQMTCNHCHVKEAVIRCGECMPSEWFCAECDGLVHKHHTLHNRQTIMDGFFKYIPPTESVTLHDGKYIICEQDCVLPTALPQRICSCDTADAAVSVGRSIILVCINGRYDLHVPVLTCKHCNQKWAPEVSDFVKSGYWPATMQAQTLFHQDLFHSFEAMKTAAPGMSRQAFTAMLDQRTKQYGRTGKVNADAFQRSFLQFVYCNYEENQLLGKEPLVCPACSPEMVAVSVDGNRKLYRFQKTNQSEEPGFFNGVFLARDSEVSSFVEEVRGTVKSTAGKAMCGDSQWNAARETSKRANKLDEEGVEIAVCSRHGFLLKGLNMYRGEIFAYPMFLQKEFQSAKFLAMDVTCRYVPYLTKVSEALTHLQPLQEMRHCLSVMHAKAHNTKCEILWTARNQEGAGTTLSEEVEQVNSFLSRCALTTKYMAKSVRTDMLTVHAMGWNERKENGLHIALSSRFKKTVEKTVDVAESLKTMQEQLHCCDDMLKQWVVDVKQWASSRSAAPGPVDAQSLQITIKALFVSICQKKHYLYRQNDRNKRRQKITKKIAQEKKRLLEDIQRYNQQPDGDLVDTDLVVQKLSNKAAESMIWPWQEQNTDGVDILTKKKLFDHVMLASRLKEEKQILVKEMLQHCQYLKDSVAKVQTLMGTVLVSTQTGSLPNGLTEEGSKGLISALKRRLQDLRLQQQTIAGTYRCTLKPSNRLVEEEDREMEEDMDWQRGNSSDDDDSDEEEDAEN from the exons ATGATgagtgatttgcagttgatggaATTGGAGGATGAGCTCAGGAGTGCAGATACATTTATTGAACATCTCAAGACAGAAGAG ACAGAGAAGAACAGACAGAAAACTAGGACTGCATCACCAAAACCTGTTCATTGGAAGAAGAGGGACCACAATGGGGACATTGTTCACCAGCGCCCACGAGCCCTTAGAAAGCAGTCAACATCAAGACCAGACGAAGGAGGACATGTTTCTTCTTCACAGCCATTAGACCATGGCCAACACCTAGACCATG ATTTTAATATGCAGCAGCTTGAGGACCTTCTACAGGACTCAGAGAACATTGAATCGCAAGATTTTGTTCAGCAGCCACCATTGTCCAGTTGGAGTCAAAGGCAAAAAGAGGTCCAACAATGTTGGCAACAGGCGAGGCCACAGAACCTTGACAATTTACTTTCTGCTGAGAACATCGTCCAGATGACATGCAATCACTGTCACGTGAAAGAAGCTGTCATCCGTTGTGGGGAATGTATGCCCTCAGAGTGGTTTTGTGCTGAGTGTGATGGCTTGGTACATAAACACCACACTCTACACAACAGGCAAACCATCATGGATGGATTTTTCAAATACATCCCGCCAACAGAGTCTGTGACACTCCATGATGGAAAATACATCATTTGTGAACAAG ATTGTGTTCTGCCAACAGCTCTACCTCAAAGGATATGCTCCTGTGACACCGCTGATGCAGCAGTCTCTGTTGGTAGATCCATCATACTGGTTTGCATAAATG GCCGTTATGATCTTCACGTTCCGGTGCTAACATGCAAACATTGCAACCAGAAATGGGCTCCAGAAGTCAGTGACTTTGTAAAGAGTGGTTACTGGCCCGCTACCATGCAGGCACAGACACTGTTCCACCAAGATCTCTTCCATTCCTTTGAGGCTATGAAGACAGCAGCTCCAGGAATGTCCAGACAAGCCTTTACAGCAATGTTGGACCAGAGAACAAAGCAATATGGAAGA ACTGGCAAAGTGAATGCAGATGCATTTCAGAGAAGTTTTCTGCAATTTGTGTACTGCAACTATGAAGAGAACCAACTTCTTGGAAAGGAGCCATTGGTCTGTCCAGCCTGTAGCCCTGAAATGGTGGCTGTTTCTGTGGATGGCAACAGAAAGTTGTACAGGTTCCAGAAAACAAACCA GAGTGAAGAGCCAGGGTTCTTCAATGGAGTGTTTTTAGCCCGAGACTCTGAAGTGTCCAGTTTTGTTGAGGAGGTCCGGGGAACTGTCAAGAGT ACTGCAGGGAAAGCGATGTGTGGTGACTCCCAATGGAATGCAGCAAGAGAGACTTCAAAGCGGGCCAACAAGTTGGATGAAGAAGGTGTGGAAATTGCTGTGTGTAGTAGACATGGATTTCTTCTCAAAG GTCTGAATATGTATAGAGGAGAAATCTTTGCATATCCAATGTTTCTCCAAAAAGAGTTCCAGAGTGCTAAATTTTTGGCCATGGATGTGACCTGCCGATATGTGCCATACTTGACAAAAGTGTCAGAGGCCCTGACTCATCTTCAACCCCTTCAGGAAATGAGGCATTGCTTGTCTGTGATGCATGCCAAAGCCCACAATACAAAATGCGAG ATTCTGTGGACTGCAAGGAACCAGGAGGGTGCCGGCACCACTCTCAGTGAAGAAGTTGAGCAAGTGAATAGTTTTCTCTCCAGATGTGCCCTTACCACCAAGTATATGGCCAAGTCAG tAAGAACTGACATGCTGACTGTCCATGCTATGGGGTGGAATGAACGGAAAGAGAATGGCCTCCATATAGCCTTGTCTTCCAGATTCAAGAAG ACAGTAGAGAAGACTGTGGATGTAGCTGAGAGCCTGAAGACAATGCAGGAGCAGTTGCATTGCTGTGATGACATGCTGAAACAATGGGTTGTTGATGTCAAGCAGTGGGCCAGTAGCA GAAGTGCAGCACCTGGTCCTGTTGATGCTCAAAGTTTGCAGATCACAATCAAAGCACTCTTTGTGAGCATTTGTCAGAAAAAGCACTACCTTTACAGACAGAATG ATCGCAACAAAAGGCGACAGAAAATAACTAAAAAGATAGCCCAGGAAAAGAAACGGTTGCTGGAAGACATCCAGAGATACAACCAACAGCCTGATGGTGACCTTGTGGACACAGACTTAGTTGTGCAGAAACTCTCTAACAAAGCTGCAGAGAGCATGATCTGGCCTTGGCAGGAACAGAACACAG ACGGTGTGGACATCCTCACAAAGAAGAAGCTCTTTGACCACGTAATGCTTGCCTCACGACTAAAAGAGGAAAAGCAGATCCTTGTGAAGGAGATGCTGCAGCACTGCCAGTACCTCAAGGACTCAGTGGCAAAGGTCCAGACACTGATGGGCACTGTTTTAGtgagcacacagacaggaa GCTTGCCAAATGGATTAaccgaggaggggtccaagggcCTCATCAGTGCACTAAAGAGAAGACTGCAAGACCTGAGACTCCAACAGCAGACCATAGCAGGCACCTACAGATGCACTCTCAAACCAAGTAACAGactggtggaagaggaggacagggaaatGGAGGAAGACATGGACTGGCAACGTGGCAACAGCTcggatgatgatgatagtgatgaggaggaggatgcagaGAATTGA